A portion of the Verrucomicrobiia bacterium genome contains these proteins:
- a CDS encoding sulfide-dependent adenosine diphosphate thiazole synthase — translation MNRFAPVSEGQVTKAIVDKWYAEFTDHIHTDVIIIGAGPSGLVAGRRLAQAGKKVLIVEANNYLGGGFWIGGYFMNGVTVRRPAQRILDEIGCPYEEATEGLYIASGPHACSKLIASACDAGVKIINLTKFDDVVLRENNRVAGAVINWTPVYALPRAITCVDPVALESELVIDASGHDAVVVESLAKRGIITNKTYSGMWVEKSEDLVVENTVEVHPGLIVSGVAVCTVFQVPRMGPTFGAMLLSGERAAEIALQKLGTKKHAMNGNGHKANGKKTAKGKLVGV, via the coding sequence ATGAACCGTTTTGCCCCCGTCTCCGAAGGCCAGGTAACAAAGGCCATCGTGGACAAATGGTATGCCGAATTCACCGACCACATCCATACCGACGTCATCATCATCGGCGCCGGGCCTTCCGGATTGGTCGCCGGCCGGCGGCTGGCCCAGGCCGGCAAAAAAGTCCTAATCGTCGAGGCGAACAATTACCTCGGCGGCGGCTTCTGGATTGGCGGCTACTTTATGAACGGCGTCACCGTGCGCCGTCCGGCCCAAAGGATTCTGGACGAAATCGGCTGCCCGTATGAAGAAGCGACCGAAGGGCTTTACATCGCCTCCGGCCCGCACGCCTGCTCCAAGCTGATTGCTTCGGCCTGCGACGCGGGAGTCAAAATCATCAACTTGACCAAGTTTGATGACGTGGTGCTGCGCGAAAATAACCGCGTCGCCGGGGCGGTCATCAACTGGACGCCTGTGTATGCCCTGCCGCGGGCCATCACCTGCGTGGACCCGGTGGCGCTCGAATCCGAGTTGGTCATCGATGCCTCCGGGCACGATGCCGTGGTTGTTGAATCCTTGGCCAAGCGGGGCATCATCACCAACAAGACCTATTCCGGAATGTGGGTGGAAAAATCGGAGGACTTGGTGGTGGAAAACACCGTGGAAGTTCATCCCGGTTTGATTGTCTCCGGCGTGGCGGTTTGCACCGTGTTTCAGGTGCCGCGGATGGGCCCGACCTTCGGCGCGATGCTTCTTTCCGGCGAGCGGGCGGCGGAAATCGCCCTGCAGAAGCTGGGCACCAAAAAACACGCCATGAACGGCAACGGCCACAAAGCCAATGGCAAGAAGACTGCCAAAGGCAAACTGGTCGGCGTTTAG
- a CDS encoding fatty acid hydroxylase — MASIVFGAAVFAAAVVYASFFEWTLHRFLLHRPLPFFDYPFRTHTLTHHHIFNAFEGYHLQEEAHKDKVTFSWWNAPVLIGLHLPVLYFLQKAADFPVFWPGLTALAVYYTAYETLHWLMHVPGERWIEKTTAFRFLDRHHRLHHLFQYKNFNVVLPLADVILRSRIGKREDAYIRRKPHGGDLTLNKPGVPTNVVSQKNEASIAEAGKS, encoded by the coding sequence TTGGCCAGCATCGTTTTCGGAGCGGCGGTTTTTGCCGCCGCCGTTGTGTACGCTTCATTTTTCGAATGGACCCTGCACCGTTTTTTGCTGCATCGCCCGCTGCCGTTTTTCGACTACCCGTTCCGCACGCACACCCTGACCCATCATCACATCTTCAACGCCTTCGAGGGGTATCACCTGCAGGAAGAGGCGCACAAGGACAAGGTGACCTTCAGTTGGTGGAATGCACCGGTTTTAATCGGCTTGCACCTGCCGGTTTTGTATTTTCTGCAAAAAGCGGCCGATTTTCCCGTTTTCTGGCCCGGCTTGACGGCGTTGGCCGTCTATTACACGGCGTATGAGACCCTGCATTGGCTGATGCATGTTCCGGGAGAGCGCTGGATTGAGAAAACAACCGCCTTTCGCTTTCTGGACCGGCATCACCGGCTGCACCATCTTTTCCAGTACAAAAACTTCAATGTGGTGCTGCCTTTGGCGGACGTGATTTTACGGTCGCGCATCGGCAAGCGGGAGGATGCCTATATTCGGAGGAAACCCCACGGTGGGGACCTAACCTTGAATAAACCGGGTGTTCCGACGAATGTTGTTTCGCAGAAAAACGAGGCCTCCATCGCTGAAGCGGGGAAGTCCTGA
- a CDS encoding DEAD/DEAH box helicase: MPFDALGLSPKFAPLYKKYNFAQPTPIQAQAIPAVLSGRDVIASAETGSGKTAAFLLPIITKLLDEKKTGGTRVLVLVPTRELALQVDTVAKQFCKPLGISSFPVYGGVGYVPQEEALKGGVDIIIATPGRLLDHHQQHHTRFDKLSFLVLDEADRMLDMGFYPDVRRIVSALPKKRQTLLFSATISDGVARLAHQLLTDPVRVSAQHEQPTVLPVGITHAIYPVRQERKTDLLLHLLAQAKMPSVLIFTRTKHRAERLARRLLQEGYGVGLLHGDRTQGQRVAALEGFRRGKFQLLVATDIAARGLDVEKISHVINYDLPATPEDYIHRVGRTARMQTKGDAFSLVSLQELGQLSDIEMALGEALPRVILPDFDGGEMAFVSRLKKEPPKSQEPFGRVNRPRPRRLR, encoded by the coding sequence ATGCCTTTTGACGCGCTCGGTCTCTCCCCCAAATTTGCTCCGCTTTATAAAAAATACAACTTTGCCCAACCGACCCCCATTCAAGCCCAGGCAATACCGGCGGTACTCTCCGGCCGGGACGTCATCGCCTCGGCCGAAACCGGCTCCGGCAAAACGGCCGCCTTTCTTTTGCCCATCATTACCAAACTTTTGGATGAGAAGAAAACCGGCGGCACCCGCGTTCTGGTTTTGGTTCCGACCCGGGAGCTGGCCCTGCAGGTGGACACGGTCGCCAAGCAATTCTGCAAGCCGCTCGGAATTTCCTCCTTTCCGGTGTACGGGGGGGTCGGCTATGTTCCGCAGGAGGAGGCCTTGAAGGGGGGAGTGGATATCATTATCGCGACGCCGGGGCGGCTTTTGGACCACCACCAACAGCACCACACCCGGTTCGACAAGCTTTCTTTTCTCGTTCTGGACGAAGCCGACCGGATGCTGGATATGGGATTTTATCCGGACGTGCGGAGAATTGTTTCCGCCCTGCCGAAGAAACGGCAGACGCTGCTTTTTTCCGCCACTATTTCGGACGGGGTCGCCCGTTTGGCCCATCAGCTATTGACCGACCCCGTGCGGGTCTCCGCCCAGCACGAACAGCCGACCGTTCTGCCGGTCGGCATCACCCACGCCATCTATCCCGTGCGACAGGAGCGGAAGACCGATTTGCTTCTGCATCTTTTGGCACAGGCGAAGATGCCCTCCGTTTTGATTTTCACCCGCACCAAGCACCGCGCCGAGCGGCTGGCCCGGCGGCTTTTGCAGGAAGGATACGGCGTCGGGCTTTTGCACGGCGACCGGACACAGGGGCAGCGGGTGGCCGCCCTCGAGGGTTTCCGCCGGGGGAAATTTCAGCTTTTGGTGGCCACCGATATTGCCGCCCGGGGTTTGGACGTGGAAAAAATCTCCCACGTCATCAACTACGACCTCCCCGCCACGCCGGAGGATTACATCCACCGCGTAGGCCGCACCGCCCGGATGCAAACCAAGGGAGACGCTTTCAGTTTGGTTTCACTGCAAGAGTTGGGACAGCTTTCCGACATCGAGATGGCTCTTGGAGAAGCGCTCCCACGGGTGATTCTGCCGGATTTTGACGGTGGGGAGATGGCCTTTGTTTCCCGCTTGAAAAAGGAACCCCCCAAAAGCCAGGAACCTTTCGGACGGGTCAACCGGCCCCGGCCGCGCCGTTTGCGATAA